From Desulfuromonas soudanensis, the proteins below share one genomic window:
- a CDS encoding IS91 family transposase — protein MSRINEIFRTFAPEYLRRFGDSMPAEHRKVIDAIINCRTEVNGSVVYHCQDCNQLHLVHRGCGNRHCPGCQNHKSRQWLDKQLRRQLPGHHFMLTFTVPQELRGFLRSHQRIGYAALFAASSEAIKALCTDPRFTGGDTPGFFGVLHTWGRQLQYHPHIHYVVPGGMLASQSGQWHPSAVNFYLPVQALSKIVRAKFRDRMAKAELLSEIPAEVWATDWNVNSQAVGSAEASIKYLTPYVFRVAISNSRIVKVEDGKVFLHYRKTGSNRLRTLALDALEFLRRFLQHVLPTGFMKVRYYGFLSPGSKVPLEEVRARIEMAFGFELTTPEVEPEPPPQIVCRHCGHELVYRYSILPHRRRLAAEVPSG, from the coding sequence ATGAGCCGCATCAATGAGATCTTCCGCACCTTTGCTCCCGAGTATCTGCGCCGCTTCGGCGACTCCATGCCCGCCGAACACAGAAAGGTAATCGACGCCATCATCAACTGCCGCACAGAGGTCAACGGTTCGGTGGTCTACCACTGCCAGGACTGCAATCAGCTTCACCTGGTGCATCGCGGCTGCGGCAACCGCCATTGCCCGGGATGCCAGAATCACAAGAGCCGCCAGTGGTTGGACAAGCAACTGCGGCGACAGTTGCCGGGGCACCACTTCATGCTGACCTTCACCGTGCCGCAGGAGCTCCGAGGGTTTCTCCGCAGCCACCAGCGCATCGGCTACGCGGCACTGTTCGCGGCGTCTTCGGAAGCGATCAAGGCGCTTTGCACCGATCCTCGCTTTACCGGCGGCGACACTCCGGGCTTCTTCGGCGTGCTGCACACCTGGGGACGCCAGTTGCAGTACCATCCGCATATCCACTATGTGGTCCCGGGAGGGATGCTGGCGAGTCAAAGCGGCCAGTGGCATCCCTCGGCAGTCAATTTCTACCTGCCGGTTCAGGCATTGTCAAAGATCGTCCGGGCCAAGTTCCGTGACCGGATGGCCAAGGCGGAGCTGCTGTCCGAAATCCCGGCCGAGGTCTGGGCCACCGACTGGAACGTCAACTCCCAGGCCGTCGGGAGTGCCGAGGCCTCCATCAAGTACCTCACCCCCTACGTCTTTCGGGTGGCGATCTCCAACAGCCGCATCGTCAAGGTCGAGGATGGCAAAGTCTTCCTCCACTACAGAAAGACTGGCAGCAATCGCCTGCGCACCCTGGCGCTCGACGCCCTGGAGTTCCTCCGGCGTTTCCTCCAGCACGTGCTCCCCACAGGTTTCATGAAGGTGCGTTACTACGGTTTCCTCAGCCCCGGCTCCAAGGTGCCTCTGGAGGAGGTGCGTGCAAGAATCGAGATGGCCTTCGGCTTCGAGCTCACCACCCCGGAGGTGGAGCCGGAGCCACCGCCGCAGATCGTCTGCCGGCACTGCGGGCACGAACTCGTCTACCGCTACTCGATCCTGCCCCACAGACGCCGACTTGCCGCAGAGGTGCCATCGGGATAA
- a CDS encoding site-specific integrase — MTDWYEKSMRALQLAGKGERTQQAYTRSVRKLVEFFDKSPELISETELQDYFLHRRIVDEWSPNTMRICHAGIRFFFAHVLERDWRTFDYLGAQKEFRLPTVLSREEVRRVLSCVYTFHNRAYLSTAYACGLRLQEALYLEISDIDSDRMMLHVHRGKGSRDRFVPLPSKVLPMLRSYWKTHRHPRLLFPALGRNGKNAAKAQYPMAISSVQGAMKNAVREAGIHKKNVRIHTLRHSYATHLLEEGVNLRVIQRYLGHASIETTMIYLHLTQKGNEDASQLINALMEDLR, encoded by the coding sequence ATGACCGACTGGTACGAAAAATCAATGCGCGCTCTGCAACTGGCCGGCAAGGGGGAACGCACCCAGCAGGCCTACACCCGGTCCGTGCGCAAGCTGGTGGAGTTCTTCGACAAGTCCCCGGAGCTGATCTCGGAGACGGAGCTGCAGGATTACTTTCTGCACCGCCGTATCGTCGACGAGTGGTCGCCGAACACCATGCGGATCTGCCATGCCGGAATCCGCTTTTTCTTCGCCCATGTGCTGGAGCGCGACTGGCGGACCTTCGACTACCTGGGCGCCCAGAAGGAGTTCCGGCTGCCGACGGTCTTAAGTCGGGAGGAGGTGCGCCGGGTGCTGTCCTGCGTCTACACCTTCCACAACCGCGCCTACCTCTCCACCGCCTATGCCTGCGGTCTGCGTCTGCAGGAGGCGCTGTACCTGGAGATTTCGGATATCGACAGCGACCGAATGATGCTCCACGTCCATCGCGGAAAGGGGTCCAGGGACCGCTTCGTGCCGCTGCCATCGAAAGTGCTGCCGATGCTGCGTTCTTACTGGAAGACTCACCGGCATCCGCGCCTGCTCTTTCCGGCGTTGGGGCGCAATGGCAAGAACGCGGCAAAGGCTCAGTACCCCATGGCGATCAGCAGCGTTCAGGGGGCCATGAAAAACGCCGTGCGGGAGGCGGGCATCCACAAAAAGAACGTGAGGATTCACACCCTGCGTCACTCCTACGCCACCCACCTCCTCGAAGAGGGGGTGAACCTGCGGGTCATCCAGCGCTATCTGGGCCACGCTTCCATCGAGACGACCATGATCTATCTGCACCTGACCCAGAAAGGGAATGAGGATGCCTCTCAGCTGATCAACGCCCTGATGGAGGATCTGCGATGA
- a CDS encoding putative bifunctional diguanylate cyclase/phosphodiesterase has protein sequence MTALVHFSGGVASWFWPVYFLVTIEAAVLFEEPRDVWWHGALGGLLYGALLGAENLHLISFVEMPFVNPWVHNDVFNIVLLWLWVSILNGTVAVIAAFLMGVIRRENVALRESETKLIGFLNSANDLIFSFTPEGKFLYVNRSWKQILGYDLDALADMTMLDIVQEEQKVKCLAGFRRSMAGAKVTPIEGYFLSRDGHPVAVEGNITCNFRDGAPESIWGICRDITQRKEAQEQLLHMAHHDTLTGLPNRRCFLDRLKQALALARRLEHRVAILFLDLDRFKIINDTLGHGVGDKLLKEVATRLSACVREVDTVARIGGDEFILTLVNLNQIADAELVSRKILKSLAAPVQIDGNELFITTSIGISVYPGDADDPSALVKKADVAMYHAKAMGKNNSQFYTPALDRDALRKLGLENSMRKALERGEFRVYFQPKVDTGSGKMSSLEALLRWQHPELGFLLPAEFLNIAEETGMIVPIGEWVLSEVCRQSRLWQDAGLPLTPISVNLSGVQLQQKNLAETISGILATTGLDGRSLELEITETVIMQNPDFTIGILNELKAIGVSLSIDDFGTGYSSLAHLKRFAVNTLKIDKSFVRDVDSNPADAAIATAIIAMANSLNLKVVAEGVETLGQLSFLQGCSCDEVQGFYFSRALPASEIEAFLGKIFRQSEAS, from the coding sequence GTGACGGCACTTGTCCATTTCAGCGGCGGGGTCGCCAGCTGGTTCTGGCCGGTCTATTTTCTGGTGACCATCGAAGCCGCGGTGTTGTTCGAAGAGCCCCGGGATGTCTGGTGGCACGGCGCCCTCGGCGGGCTCCTCTACGGCGCCCTTCTCGGTGCCGAAAACCTGCACCTGATCTCCTTTGTGGAAATGCCCTTTGTCAATCCCTGGGTTCACAACGATGTGTTTAATATCGTCCTGCTGTGGCTCTGGGTTTCTATCCTCAACGGCACCGTTGCAGTGATTGCCGCCTTTCTCATGGGGGTGATTCGCCGCGAGAATGTGGCGTTGCGCGAAAGCGAGACAAAACTGATCGGATTCCTCAATTCGGCCAACGATTTGATCTTCAGCTTCACCCCGGAAGGGAAATTCCTCTACGTCAATCGCTCCTGGAAGCAGATCCTAGGTTACGATCTGGATGCTCTCGCAGATATGACCATGCTCGACATCGTCCAGGAAGAGCAGAAGGTCAAATGTCTGGCCGGCTTCCGCCGTTCCATGGCCGGTGCGAAGGTGACGCCCATCGAGGGGTATTTCCTTTCCCGGGACGGCCACCCGGTGGCGGTGGAGGGGAACATCACCTGCAATTTTCGCGACGGGGCCCCCGAGTCGATCTGGGGGATCTGCCGGGACATTACCCAACGCAAGGAGGCGCAGGAGCAGCTCCTGCACATGGCCCACCACGACACCCTGACCGGCCTCCCCAACCGCCGCTGTTTTCTCGACCGTCTCAAGCAGGCGCTGGCGCTCGCCCGCCGCCTCGAGCACCGGGTCGCCATCCTCTTTCTCGACCTCGACCGTTTCAAGATCATCAACGACACTCTCGGCCACGGCGTGGGCGATAAGCTTCTGAAGGAGGTGGCAACGCGGCTTTCCGCCTGCGTACGGGAGGTCGATACCGTCGCCCGCATCGGCGGCGACGAGTTCATCCTCACCCTGGTCAATCTGAACCAGATCGCCGATGCCGAATTGGTCTCCCGGAAAATCCTCAAATCCCTCGCTGCTCCTGTACAGATCGACGGCAACGAGCTCTTCATCACCACCAGCATCGGCATCTCCGTCTATCCCGGAGACGCCGACGACCCCTCCGCCCTGGTGAAGAAGGCCGACGTCGCCATGTATCACGCCAAGGCGATGGGGAAGAACAACAGCCAGTTCTACACCCCCGCCCTCGACCGGGACGCCCTCCGCAAACTGGGGCTCGAAAACAGCATGCGCAAGGCCCTGGAGCGGGGGGAGTTCCGGGTCTACTTCCAGCCCAAGGTCGACACCGGCAGCGGCAAAATGTCCTCCCTGGAAGCCCTCCTGCGCTGGCAGCACCCTGAGCTGGGATTCCTCCTCCCCGCGGAATTTCTCAACATCGCCGAGGAGACCGGGATGATCGTCCCCATCGGCGAATGGGTCCTCTCCGAGGTCTGCCGGCAGTCCCGCCTCTGGCAGGATGCGGGACTCCCCCTGACGCCGATTTCCGTCAATCTTTCCGGGGTCCAGTTGCAGCAGAAGAACCTGGCCGAGACCATCTCCGGCATTCTGGCAACCACCGGGCTCGACGGGCGCTCCCTCGAACTGGAGATCACCGAGACGGTGATCATGCAGAACCCCGACTTCACCATCGGCATTCTCAACGAGCTCAAAGCGATCGGCGTCTCATTGTCGATTGACGATTTCGGCACCGGCTACTCGTCCCTGGCCCATCTCAAGCGCTTCGCCGTCAATACTCTGAAGATCGACAAGTCCTTCGTGCGGGACGTCGACAGCAATCCCGCCGACGCCGCCATCGCCACGGCGATTATCGCCATGGCGAACAGTCTCAATCTCAAGGTGGTGGCCGAGGGTGTGGAAACCCTGGGGCAGCTCTCCTTTTTGCAGGGGTGCAGCTGCGACGAGGTGCAGGGATTCTATTTCAGCCGGGCCCTGCCGGCCTCGGAGATTGAGGCTTTCCTCGGGAAGATCTTCCGGCAATCGGAGGCCTCCTGA
- the ettA gene encoding energy-dependent translational throttle protein EttA produces MAIDPNKIIYTMMKVSKFYDKKPVIKDISLSYFYGAKIGVLGLNGSGKSSLLRILAGVDKDFNGQAVLSPGYTVGYLEQEPLVDCTKTVREVVEEGVQETVDLLKEFEEINAAFADPDADMEKLCDRQARVQERLDALDAWELDSRLEMAMDALRCPPEDARVAVLSGGEKRRVALCRLLLQKPDILLLDEPTNHLDAESVAWLEHHLQQYAGTIIAVTHDRYFLDNVAGWILELDRGEGIPWKGNYSSWLEQKQERLRREEKSEGSRQKTLERELEWIRMSAKGRHSKSQARISAYEKLLGQEVQKQDKELELYIPPGPRLGDIVIEADGVSKAYGDRLLYENLSFRLPPGGIVGIIGPNGAGKTTLFRLITGQEKADGGTFKIGETVKLAYVDQSRELDGNKSLYEEITGGQEQIAFGQVLVNARAYVSRFNFSGSDQQKKVSTLSGGQRNRVHLAKMLKEGANVLLLDEPTNDLDINTMRALEEALENFAGCAVVISHDRWFLDRIATHILAFEGDSQVVWFEGNFSEYEEDKKRRLGAEAERPHRIKYRQLTRG; encoded by the coding sequence ATGGCAATCGATCCGAATAAAATCATCTACACCATGATGAAGGTTTCCAAGTTCTATGACAAGAAACCGGTCATCAAGGATATCTCTCTTTCCTACTTCTACGGCGCCAAGATCGGTGTGCTCGGTCTCAACGGCAGCGGCAAGAGTTCGCTGCTGCGCATCCTCGCCGGGGTCGACAAGGATTTTAACGGCCAGGCGGTCCTCTCCCCCGGCTACACCGTCGGCTACCTCGAGCAGGAGCCGCTGGTCGACTGCACCAAGACCGTGCGCGAAGTGGTGGAAGAAGGGGTGCAGGAAACCGTCGACCTCCTCAAGGAGTTCGAGGAGATCAACGCCGCCTTCGCCGATCCCGACGCCGACATGGAGAAGCTCTGCGACCGGCAGGCCAGGGTGCAGGAAAGGCTCGATGCCCTCGACGCCTGGGAGCTCGATTCGCGGCTCGAGATGGCGATGGACGCCCTGCGCTGTCCGCCGGAGGATGCCAGGGTCGCCGTCCTCTCCGGAGGCGAGAAGCGCCGCGTCGCCCTCTGCCGTTTGCTGCTGCAGAAACCGGACATCCTCCTCCTCGATGAGCCGACCAACCACCTCGACGCCGAGTCGGTCGCCTGGCTCGAACATCACCTGCAGCAGTACGCCGGCACCATCATCGCCGTCACCCATGACCGGTACTTCCTCGACAACGTCGCCGGCTGGATCCTCGAGCTCGACCGCGGCGAGGGGATTCCCTGGAAGGGGAACTACTCCTCCTGGCTGGAACAGAAGCAGGAGCGCCTGCGCCGCGAGGAGAAGTCCGAAGGGAGCCGGCAGAAGACTCTGGAGCGGGAGCTGGAGTGGATCCGCATGAGCGCCAAGGGGCGTCACTCCAAGAGCCAGGCCCGTATCAGCGCCTATGAAAAGCTCCTGGGGCAGGAGGTGCAGAAGCAGGACAAGGAACTCGAGCTCTACATCCCGCCGGGACCCCGCCTCGGCGACATCGTCATCGAGGCCGATGGGGTGAGCAAGGCCTACGGCGATCGTCTTCTTTACGAGAACCTCAGCTTCCGCCTCCCCCCCGGCGGCATTGTCGGCATCATCGGCCCCAACGGCGCCGGCAAGACGACCCTCTTCCGCCTCATCACCGGCCAGGAGAAGGCCGACGGCGGAACCTTCAAGATCGGCGAGACGGTCAAGCTGGCCTACGTCGACCAGAGCCGGGAGCTCGACGGCAACAAGAGCCTCTATGAAGAGATCACCGGCGGCCAGGAACAGATCGCCTTCGGCCAGGTGCTGGTCAACGCGCGGGCCTACGTCTCGCGCTTCAACTTCTCGGGGAGCGATCAGCAGAAGAAGGTCTCCACCCTCTCCGGCGGCCAGCGCAACCGGGTTCACCTGGCGAAGATGCTCAAAGAAGGGGCCAACGTCCTCCTCCTCGACGAGCCGACCAACGACCTCGACATCAACACCATGCGGGCCCTCGAAGAGGCGCTGGAGAACTTCGCCGGCTGCGCCGTGGTCATCAGCCATGATCGCTGGTTTCTCGACCGTATCGCCACCCACATCCTTGCCTTCGAAGGGGACAGCCAGGTGGTCTGGTTCGAGGGAAACTTCTCCGAGTACGAGGAGGACAAGAAACGCCGCCTCGGCGCCGAAGCCGAGCGTCCTCATCGCATCAAGTACCGGCAGCTGACCCGCGGATAA